From Leptospira limi, one genomic window encodes:
- a CDS encoding mechanosensitive ion channel family protein: MGSGSIKEFYLDLNPLTLLKNSNREFAETLILFAYMVVFAVICYKITMFLVERIKPALDPVHEYNRRKVARMGFLLVFAIAYLPIIFSSLSLLPTVLGLAGAGIVISLKEVWLNMVGWFMIMGANGFKVGDRIEIDTIKGDVVNIGFFKFTLLEIAQDPRFEQSTNRLIHFPNYNIVLHRFFIVSETMDFVWDEFRVYLELRSNWEKAEKICTQILHEELVLAPELVESKIREMSKNYLVRLGKTTPIVYTSLEPEGTILMCLRYLTPIRSKRLNRILISKEILTKFREENDIYIYTH; the protein is encoded by the coding sequence ATGGGTAGTGGAAGTATAAAAGAATTTTATTTAGATCTCAATCCATTAACTCTACTTAAAAATAGTAATAGAGAGTTTGCTGAAACACTCATTTTATTTGCGTACATGGTTGTGTTTGCTGTGATTTGTTACAAAATCACAATGTTCCTTGTTGAGAGAATCAAACCGGCTCTCGACCCAGTACATGAATACAATCGAAGGAAAGTAGCAAGGATGGGTTTTTTACTCGTTTTTGCGATCGCCTATTTACCTATCATTTTTTCGAGTTTATCACTTCTTCCAACCGTGCTTGGTCTTGCAGGCGCAGGGATTGTGATCTCACTGAAAGAAGTATGGCTCAACATGGTTGGTTGGTTTATGATCATGGGTGCCAATGGATTTAAAGTGGGCGATCGGATTGAAATCGATACGATCAAAGGTGATGTTGTTAATATTGGTTTTTTTAAGTTTACCTTACTTGAGATTGCACAAGACCCAAGATTTGAACAATCGACAAATCGACTGATTCATTTCCCTAATTATAATATAGTTTTACATCGTTTTTTTATCGTATCCGAAACTATGGATTTTGTTTGGGATGAGTTTCGTGTATACTTGGAACTAAGATCCAATTGGGAAAAAGCAGAAAAAATTTGTACTCAAATTTTACATGAAGAGTTGGTATTAGCTCCAGAATTAGTAGAATCCAAAATCCGAGAGATGTCGAAGAACTATCTCGTGAGACTTGGTAAAACAACACCAATTGTTTACACATCATTGGAACCAGAAGGAACGATTTTAATGTGTTTGCGTTATCTTACTCCAATTCGTTCCAAACGATTGAATCGAATCTTAATCTCAAAAGAAATCTTAACAAAATTTAGAGAAGAAAATGACATCTACATCTACACCCATTAA
- the acpP gene encoding acyl carrier protein has product MADFEKIKSIIVEQLGVDESEVTPEAHFINDLGADSLDTVELVMALEEEFGVEISDEDAEKIQTVGDVIKFIDKLKG; this is encoded by the coding sequence ATGGCAGATTTCGAAAAAATTAAGTCAATCATCGTAGAACAACTTGGTGTTGATGAATCAGAAGTTACACCTGAAGCTCACTTCATCAATGATCTTGGTGCTGACTCTCTTGACACAGTTGAACTAGTGATGGCTCTTGAAGAAGAGTTTGGTGTGGAAATTTCTGATGAAGACGCAGAAAAAATCCAAACCGTAGGCGATGTAATTAAATTCATCGATAAACTTAAGGGGTAA
- a CDS encoding LIC_10230 family protein encodes MTQFRKKLPILSPFFIALVVLHSLFVDYTVQFPDFISSEASETNLESIKPKVIAENGVIGRISYLESFLVEIESKELPIDTDLEDTKDNVKRVLIGQKLLLGLLLFYIFLTFSTAMTYMFRVWFHKSMAHVLYPVSLVVLLPKIFFQLNLMVQKDIFSYFYFLFLICTYIFTILAYRTIIKDKEPYEGFQSLQFSSSLEEEGRSPGQTKTGTYFAPIFHVLVIILIGILIGNLIYIPLFLLQKHYVSEFSYFIFFLIGLLSVFYIFNYNKVGGESKNKNWQNLSVSFAYLQYRFLRNGFFSIFSTILIILFVTFLFSLLLFNIDLIQNNLGLFGKTTEF; translated from the coding sequence ATGACCCAATTCAGAAAAAAATTACCAATCCTTTCCCCTTTCTTCATCGCACTGGTTGTCCTACACTCACTTTTTGTGGACTACACAGTACAATTCCCTGATTTTATTTCTTCTGAAGCATCAGAAACAAATTTAGAATCAATAAAACCGAAGGTTATCGCTGAAAATGGTGTCATCGGTAGAATCTCTTATCTTGAATCCTTTTTAGTCGAAATTGAATCCAAAGAATTGCCGATTGATACTGATTTAGAGGACACAAAAGACAACGTCAAACGAGTGCTAATCGGCCAAAAACTACTACTTGGCCTTCTATTGTTTTATATCTTCTTAACCTTTTCAACTGCCATGACCTACATGTTCCGAGTTTGGTTTCATAAATCAATGGCACATGTTTTGTATCCAGTTTCACTGGTTGTCTTGTTACCAAAAATATTTTTCCAATTGAACTTAATGGTTCAAAAAGATATCTTTTCCTATTTTTATTTTCTCTTCCTCATTTGTACATATATCTTTACGATTCTAGCATATCGAACCATCATCAAAGACAAGGAACCATATGAAGGGTTTCAATCCTTACAGTTTTCCTCTTCTTTGGAAGAAGAAGGAAGATCCCCTGGCCAAACCAAAACGGGCACCTATTTTGCGCCTATTTTCCATGTACTCGTGATCATTCTAATTGGAATTTTAATAGGGAATTTAATTTATATCCCACTCTTTCTCTTACAAAAACATTATGTAAGCGAATTCAGTTACTTTATTTTCTTTTTAATTGGACTCTTGTCTGTATTTTATATCTTCAATTACAACAAAGTGGGTGGCGAGTCCAAAAACAAAAATTGGCAAAACCTATCTGTCAGTTTTGCCTATTTACAATATCGTTTTTTACGAAATGGATTTTTTTCCATTTTTAGCACGATACTGATCATTTTGTTTGTCACGTTTTTGTTTAGTTTATTACTCTTTAATATTGATCTCATCCAAAACAATTTGGGATTATTCGGGAAAACGACAGAGTTTTAA
- a CDS encoding toxin-antitoxin system YwqK family antitoxin produces MTSTSTPIKDSPVWIFISLLLVIFLGGFLFGPCKGSSERPNTVPKDASFDKKTNHYQMIGEGYFREWYENGNLVAIVPIDALGKPDGIGKKLNYIDGTTIMEGKMVNGERDGLWKFYFSDGKMYIEQNYKAGYRKKQLWIQSVEIGNENGAYFRYYRNGRLNEKGFFDGGLRTGDWVRYYPDTKVEAKGSYSEDKKIGEWFYYYPTGVKEASELYSESGELISRNTYYPNGSLWCIVKQNKTPECN; encoded by the coding sequence ATGACATCTACATCTACACCCATTAAAGACAGTCCTGTTTGGATTTTTATTTCCCTTCTCTTGGTTATATTCCTAGGTGGATTTTTATTTGGACCATGCAAAGGAAGTAGTGAAAGACCAAATACAGTTCCTAAAGATGCAAGTTTTGATAAAAAAACAAATCACTACCAAATGATTGGAGAGGGTTATTTTCGTGAATGGTATGAAAACGGGAATTTAGTCGCCATTGTACCCATCGATGCTCTCGGTAAACCTGATGGCATAGGAAAAAAATTAAACTATATCGATGGAACCACCATTATGGAAGGAAAAATGGTGAATGGTGAGAGAGATGGACTCTGGAAATTCTATTTCTCAGATGGCAAAATGTATATAGAACAAAACTACAAAGCAGGTTACCGAAAAAAACAACTTTGGATCCAATCAGTTGAAATTGGAAATGAAAACGGAGCATACTTCCGTTACTACCGCAATGGCCGATTGAATGAAAAAGGATTCTTTGATGGAGGTCTCCGCACGGGCGATTGGGTGAGGTATTACCCAGATACAAAAGTAGAAGCCAAGGGCAGTTATTCAGAAGACAAAAAAATAGGTGAGTGGTTTTATTATTACCCTACCGGTGTGAAAGAAGCATCCGAATTGTATTCTGAATCAGGGGAGTTGATTTCGCGTAACACGTATTATCCGAACGGGAGCCTATGGTGTATTGTAAAACAAAACAAAACACCTGAATGTAATTGA
- the rnc gene encoding ribonuclease III: MSHSIRIKLSPERITSLKELQSLTNTSFKDVSLLHLAFVHRSFANEDSDRYLSDNERLEFLGDSVLGILAAEYLYKSLPKGKEGILAKLKSKMVSAPAIAKLSRIYRFPDFLLLGKGEKEKGEVNLNLQADCFEAFLGALYLDQGLNSCRIFLTPHFQTMEKKVESAEETKDYKTILQEYCQKKWKKLPEYVLLKEEGPDHDKEFSVSVSCENHFQTTGDGKNKRRAEQMAAKSALRVLNLL; this comes from the coding sequence TTGTCCCATTCCATTCGCATCAAACTTTCTCCTGAAAGAATCACCTCTCTAAAAGAACTACAATCCCTTACGAATACAAGTTTTAAGGATGTTTCTCTTCTCCACCTAGCCTTTGTTCATAGGTCCTTTGCAAATGAGGATTCGGATCGGTATTTATCTGACAATGAACGATTGGAATTTTTAGGTGACTCGGTCCTTGGGATCTTGGCTGCTGAATACCTTTATAAATCATTACCTAAGGGCAAAGAAGGAATCCTTGCGAAACTCAAAAGCAAAATGGTATCTGCACCTGCCATTGCAAAATTGTCACGTATCTACCGCTTCCCTGATTTTTTGTTATTGGGAAAGGGTGAAAAGGAAAAGGGGGAAGTGAATTTAAATTTACAAGCAGATTGTTTTGAAGCCTTCTTAGGTGCACTATATCTAGACCAAGGTTTAAACAGTTGTCGGATCTTTTTAACTCCACATTTCCAAACCATGGAAAAAAAAGTAGAGTCAGCAGAAGAAACAAAAGATTACAAAACCATTTTACAAGAATATTGCCAAAAAAAATGGAAAAAATTACCAGAGTATGTTTTATTGAAAGAAGAAGGGCCTGACCACGATAAAGAATTTTCTGTATCGGTTTCGTGTGAAAATCATTTTCAAACAACGGGTGATGGAAAGAATAAACGGAGAGCCGAACAAATGGCCGCAAAATCAGCTCTGCGTGTTTTGAACTTATTATGA
- the aroB gene encoding 3-dehydroquinate synthase produces MKLSEREVVGSGFVYPVELHEDFVGLSEKLKDLKKISHVFVLTSREIAGIYEKYLIKELKNSSLPFSFIYLKSGEKNKHIDRVKKVYHQLIEADADRNAVIIAFGGGVVGDFAGFIAATYQRGIRFIQVPTTLLACVDSSVGGKVAVNVDSGKNMVGAFYQPQFVFAPLFTLSTLPKKEWSCGLAEVVKHSFLDGGNFFETLSKSKRSDFFEKSDILRYAIEESVRVKSSIVSQDEKESGLRAVLNLGHTTGHAIESLTLYKKYSHGEAVSVGLVTALLLSKELVGFSESNFQKAISLMSQLELPTVLEEKPDLVLKHMEHDKKKDGNTLKFVLLEDFGKPKFGVPVERKQILEILKRHKGIKLNG; encoded by the coding sequence ATGAAGTTATCAGAACGAGAAGTCGTCGGTTCAGGATTTGTTTACCCTGTCGAATTACATGAAGACTTTGTTGGTCTTTCTGAAAAACTTAAAGATCTCAAAAAAATTTCACATGTTTTTGTTCTCACAAGCCGTGAAATCGCAGGCATTTACGAAAAGTATTTAATCAAAGAACTCAAAAACAGCTCTCTTCCTTTTTCCTTTATCTACTTAAAATCCGGTGAAAAAAACAAACACATTGACCGCGTCAAAAAAGTGTACCACCAACTCATTGAAGCCGATGCTGATCGCAATGCGGTGATCATTGCCTTTGGTGGCGGAGTGGTGGGTGATTTTGCTGGTTTTATCGCTGCTACCTACCAGAGAGGGATTCGGTTCATCCAAGTACCTACGACCTTACTTGCCTGTGTGGATTCTTCTGTAGGTGGAAAGGTCGCAGTAAATGTTGATTCAGGTAAAAACATGGTGGGTGCATTTTACCAACCACAATTTGTTTTTGCTCCCCTTTTTACACTCTCTACCTTACCAAAAAAAGAATGGAGTTGTGGTCTTGCAGAAGTGGTCAAACATTCCTTTTTAGATGGTGGGAATTTTTTTGAAACACTTTCCAAATCCAAACGTTCTGATTTTTTTGAAAAGTCAGATATCCTGCGTTATGCGATCGAAGAATCAGTACGAGTGAAGTCATCAATAGTTTCCCAAGATGAAAAAGAATCAGGATTACGTGCCGTCCTCAATTTAGGACACACAACCGGCCATGCAATTGAATCCCTCACACTTTACAAAAAATATTCGCATGGAGAGGCAGTTTCTGTAGGTCTTGTAACTGCATTATTATTATCAAAAGAGTTAGTTGGTTTTTCTGAATCCAACTTCCAAAAAGCGATTTCACTCATGTCCCAATTAGAATTACCAACTGTATTGGAAGAAAAACCTGATTTGGTTTTGAAACACATGGAACATGATAAAAAAAAGGATGGGAATACTTTAAAGTTTGTTCTCTTGGAAGACTTCGGTAAACCAAAGTTTGGTGTTCCTGTTGAAAGGAAACAAATTCTCGAAATATTGAAACGCCATAAAGGAATCAAACTCAATGGGTAG
- a CDS encoding sulfurtransferase: protein MIRKWTKTFTSLFLLSSFLFCTEKKEENNDSLLAGLLVLAANQIRVNTVSDLTNESSADYNENKWGLITGSTLNSWVSNWQTNRPSGITGKLVVLQTDAANRVSGDGHNAYIKSDPSSGVYVYLLNDYTTPDLPSGGFRFNQTRDSGLFNNSIRYQANGTFVDDWLNTYNIDPTKDLVVFAAGTGNGTTVSADPGAATATVAGAIQDITRGFYWLRYWGVDIKHLAILNGNLRYNITNNLIQSAQTSTSKSTLPTTKGTFSVRQLRVDNTAITLGLEDVYEIAKNNLTTSNVFGITNTQFLIDARPSTQFGSGRSAGVNADTSQYITTGYDSAGAPVVWGASGDTNSANTAGKTYVPFEGNIKGAVTFPWLALFEGIPDSGNTSGVTATAFNNGYRYKSKSALANIFANKGYVAGSTVISQCRTNFEAQVNGFAALNILGYPTAYYDGSLVEWTPLVASHPDNNTNQVPSDFKWRTDLASVSVFGYNPQISNSGNVGSAISRVKPAPVNLQATTSKKFIQEDKAYKY from the coding sequence ATGATTCGGAAATGGACAAAAACCTTCACTTCCCTCTTCCTACTTTCTTCTTTCTTATTTTGTACAGAAAAAAAAGAAGAGAATAACGATTCATTACTCGCAGGCTTACTCGTTTTGGCTGCCAATCAGATCCGAGTGAATACAGTATCTGATCTCACAAATGAATCTTCTGCTGACTATAATGAGAACAAATGGGGACTCATCACAGGTTCCACTTTAAATTCTTGGGTGAGCAACTGGCAAACAAATCGACCATCTGGGATTACAGGGAAACTTGTGGTCTTACAAACAGATGCCGCAAACCGTGTTTCGGGTGATGGCCATAATGCATACATCAAATCAGATCCATCTTCCGGTGTTTATGTTTATTTGTTAAATGATTACACAACACCAGACCTTCCCTCTGGTGGATTTCGGTTTAACCAAACTCGTGACTCAGGATTATTCAATAATTCCATCCGTTACCAAGCCAATGGAACGTTTGTGGATGATTGGTTAAACACTTACAATATTGATCCAACAAAAGATTTAGTTGTGTTTGCTGCTGGTACGGGGAATGGAACTACTGTTAGTGCTGATCCAGGAGCAGCAACTGCCACAGTTGCGGGTGCCATCCAAGACATCACAAGAGGATTCTATTGGTTACGGTATTGGGGAGTGGATATAAAACACTTAGCCATATTGAATGGAAATTTACGGTACAATATCACCAACAATTTGATTCAATCGGCACAAACGAGTACATCAAAATCAACATTACCAACTACCAAAGGAACATTCAGTGTGCGCCAATTGCGTGTGGACAATACTGCAATTACACTTGGTTTGGAAGATGTCTATGAAATTGCAAAAAACAATCTAACAACTTCCAATGTATTTGGGATTACAAATACACAATTTCTGATTGATGCAAGACCCTCTACACAATTTGGATCTGGTAGGTCTGCTGGAGTGAATGCTGATACCTCTCAATACATTACAACTGGTTATGATTCTGCCGGTGCGCCTGTTGTTTGGGGAGCAAGTGGGGATACAAACTCAGCAAACACTGCTGGAAAAACCTATGTGCCATTTGAAGGGAATATCAAAGGAGCAGTCACCTTTCCATGGCTTGCCCTATTTGAAGGGATCCCTGATTCAGGGAATACATCTGGTGTAACCGCGACAGCATTTAACAATGGTTATCGTTACAAATCAAAATCAGCATTAGCTAATATCTTTGCAAACAAAGGATATGTTGCAGGTTCCACTGTGATCAGCCAATGTAGAACCAATTTTGAAGCACAAGTGAATGGATTTGCGGCACTCAATATCCTTGGATACCCAACTGCTTATTATGATGGGTCTCTTGTGGAGTGGACGCCTCTCGTTGCTTCTCATCCAGACAATAATACGAACCAAGTTCCAAGTGATTTTAAGTGGAGGACAGATTTGGCTTCAGTGAGTGTCTTTGGTTACAATCCACAAATTTCAAATTCTGGAAATGTTGGAAGTGCGATCAGTAGAGTCAAACCGGCTCCAGTGAATTTACAAGCCACCACATCAAAAAAATTCATCCAAGAAGATAAAGCTTACAAGTATTAA
- a CDS encoding NUDIX hydrolase: protein MDFLLKSKSMRVRVAALIQDPKGKILLVQQQKKQSGYWLLPGGGIEFGESGEEALKRELREELSLEVSHTEFLLLNESIDPNKKRHLIQIVFLTKVKELLPVLNAKEKAISGFGYFTPKEILSMDLRPDIKHFFRTKSTNKPRYISSPWVNEP from the coding sequence ATCGATTTTTTACTCAAATCAAAATCCATGCGAGTCCGGGTAGCCGCACTCATCCAAGATCCCAAAGGCAAAATTTTACTCGTACAACAGCAAAAAAAACAATCTGGGTATTGGTTACTCCCTGGTGGGGGAATTGAATTTGGTGAATCTGGAGAAGAGGCTCTCAAACGAGAACTTCGAGAAGAATTGTCTCTCGAAGTAAGTCACACTGAATTTTTATTATTAAATGAGTCCATTGATCCCAATAAAAAAAGACACCTGATACAAATTGTATTTTTAACAAAGGTAAAAGAACTTTTGCCAGTACTCAATGCGAAAGAAAAAGCCATATCAGGTTTTGGTTATTTCACTCCCAAAGAAATTTTGTCCATGGATTTACGACCTGATATAAAACATTTCTTTCGGACTAAAAGCACAAATAAACCTAGATATATTTCAAGCCCATGGGTGAATGAACCATGA